Below is a genomic region from Sinobacterium norvegicum.
CGCAGCCAATCAGCGACTTTAACCCCGGCGCGATTGACAAAGATATAACGCTCCGTCGACTTAATAATGGCTGCCAAACGTGCGCGTAGCTGTTGCTCATCGTTATCGCTTACCTCAACCCAGCTCCCGGCCACCATGCTATCGACCATCTCGAGGATGTCTTCGTCGGCACAAAAATCTTCGCCCTCCGAGGCACCGGCGTCGGCGCCGCCAGCCAGAGCCTCATCCAGACTGGTCGGGGCCACTGACTGCTGCTCGGCCTGCTGTTTATACTCATTGGCCACGGCATGTAATTCACCGCGGACATTGGCCATGTGTAGCGCTTCCAATTGTTCAAACAGCTCGGTGGTATCGAACTCACTGTGTCCAATTTGCTGCAAGCCCGAGCGCAAACTCCTCAACAACGTTGGCATTACCTTTAACAGGCGTTGGCGCTGCTCACTGGTTTTCAACGGTGACACCGACCACAGTAAATTGTCGACCAGCTTCATCGCCCGACGCCACTGCTCACCCTCCACGCCTTCGCGCAGACAGATTAAAAACAGCACATCACTCCAAGCCTGACCCAGGAACCGCGTCACCACCACCGGCAATTCATGGCCGCCGCTTTCGGCCCGCTGAATTCTCTCAACCAGTTGACGTTCAACCTGGCGACGGGCGTTCTCAGATTTTGCCCGCCCCTGCTCTGCCGTTAAAGTACGCTGCTCAACCAGCCGAGCACGTCGATCCTCAGACTCATTAAAGGCGATTAAGTCGACTAATAACTGTTGAAAAAGGGAGATGTCATCATCAAATTCGGTGGTGATTTGATCGACGATCTGCTCAATTTTTGAATACAACTTATCGCGCTGGGCACCCTTTGCTCTATTCCAACCCAGTGCATTGGCGGCCAACTCATTGAGCAACAGCCGCGCCGGATGCTGACTACTGTTGAACAATTCCTTGTCAAGCATTGCCACCTTAATCAACGGAATTTGCAGTCGCGCAATCAACGCCTTCATCGCCGTCGACAAGTTCTTATCATCGAGAATATAGCCAAACAGCATCTCGACAAGATTAATGGCGTCCTCATCGAGCTGACCAATACGCCGGCTCTGACCGCCACTGGCCTCCGTCAGCTGCTTTACCAACTGCTCGCTGGCCATTTTCAAATCATTGTGACTGGGTGCAACGGCAACATAGCCCAGATCATCCACCGGTAACTGCGCCGACTTTGCTTGAATCTCAGACAATGCACTAACGACCTGATCACGGGATACCGCCCTCGTTCTCGGAGCCAATTTTGCCTGGGTATCGGTGGCACTGAAACGCTGAAGTTGCGTCATCAACTGCTGCACAGAACGAAAGACATCTTGTTCCGGCAAGTCGACCGGGGAGGACTCCTGTTCCGCGCCAAAGACATCCATCTGATCGAGGCTGACACCGTCATCTTGCGGTGGTTGCTGCGTCAATGAATCCGCACCCAACAAGGACTCTTCTGCATCGGGATTTATGGCGCGATAAGCATCAGCCAGCACTAGGTTGGGCAATATGCCATCACCCTCTAACTGCGCGTTACACTGTTGATAAAATGGCTGAAGTTTGCCGAAAACCTGCTTATCAAACAGCTTAAACAGCATCAGCTTTGACTTAATATCAATATCTAAATTATCACAGGCATCGACAAAAGCCTTGCCCAACACCTTCGGTGATAACGGGTTATCCTCAAAGCTCAATTGACGGTCGGTCAGCAGGGCATCACAGCGGGCAGTCAACAGCATCAGCTCGTTGTTGCACTCGCCTAGGCTCTTAGCCACCATGCCATCGAGGGCAACAATCTGTTCAAGCTCGTGGTGTTCCAACAGTGACAGACTGTCTGCCGAAGCCTCGACCGCAACCCTTGGTGCTTCATTGACCACCTCTGCAACGCTATGACTTATTGCCTTGCCAAAATTCAACTCGATGCCACGGCGCTGCATGCGCACTTCTCGCATTGACTCAAAGTACAGGTTTTGATCGCCGTTGTTATCAGCACGACTGGCCAGCTCGAATAAGTTGTCATCGATGTTGTTGAAAACACCGGCCAGCAGTTCCAGCAACTTTAACTTGGCTCGACCCTGCAAGCTGAGCAACGGCGTAGGTAAGGATTTGGCTCGCTGATTGTCCGAGGCGGCAGCAGAACGTAGAGGAACAATTTTTTGCTCACTGGTATTCATTCACAAACTCTCTTTTCATCTCGGCACGATGCATTGTTGCGGGCAACAATCTACATTAGACCAGACCAAGCCATTGTATTATTGTTAGTTATAGATTTAAGCTAGGTGACACCCTGATGCGAAGAAAACAACAAGCACCTCAATAATGGGGATGTCTAAACTGACTACTTTGCTATAAACGATTTTTTATTATAAGGACAAATACGCACAACAACAGCGAATAGAAGACATTCTGTGATCTACATCACGTTCGATGAATGAGATTTAATAGTGCGTTTTTTTAGGTAACACATATGAGCACAAACAGCTCTAGATCAATGGGTACAGCGATGCTAATCGTCGCATGGGTAATTCTGTTAGGACTGCTCGGTTGGGCTTTCAGCTCGATTCTTGACCACCAGGAGAACCCCAATCAACAACCCACCAGCCACTCCAGTAACAACACGACCACGCTGACCTTGCAGTCGAACCGCCAACACCACTATGTCACCCGTGGCGTCATCAATAACCAGTCGGTTAAGCTGCTGCTCGATACCGGCGCCACCGACGTGGTTGTGCCACTAAAACTAGCCAAGGTGTTAGCCCTTAGCAAGGGACGGGCGGGCACCGCACGTACGGCCAATGGAAATATCACCGTCTATCAAACAATCATCCCAAAACTGACAATCGATGGCTTGGTCTTTCGCAATCTTCGCGCCTCTCTCAACCCAGCGATGACTGAGGATGACGCCATCCTGCTGGGTATGTCGGCACTGAAACAAGTTGATATCGCCATCTCTCAGAACACCTTAACCCTGAAGCAAAGACATCGCCAATAAACAGTCACGCTGGGTGACGACTTCTCGATGTGGCCGCAAACCGTCTGGGGTGCTAGAATAGCCGCTTTTGTGATAATGAGTACCCCGCCATGACTGTGCCGGCCGCCTTTGCTAAAGATATTGAAGCCACTGTTCGTCAATCATTACTCGAAGATGTTGGCAGCGGTGATATTACCGCCGAGCTTATCCCCGAGAACAAACAGGCTATTGCCCGTATTATTACCCGTGAGGATTGCATCATCAGCGGCAGCGCTTGGGTGGACGAGGTTTTCAAACAGGTCGATAGTGACGTCACCGTTAACTGGCAGTGCCAGGATGGCGACAGCGTCAAAGCAGACGCGACACTATTCACCCTCGAAGGCAGTGCCCGCAGCCTATTAACCGGCGAGCGTGCGGCACTCAACTTCTTACAACTATTATCGGGCACCGCCACCACAGCAAAATTTTACGCCGACCTAGTCGCCGGCACCAAGGTCAAAATCCTCGATACCCGTAAGACTATTCCCGGCCTGCGAACTGCGCAAAAATACGCCATTACCTGCGGCGGCTGCCACAACCACCGTATCGGCTTATTCGATGCCTTCTTGATCAAGGAAAACCACATAGCGGGCTGCGGCGGCATTCATCAAGCTATCGCCACTGCCAAGAGTAACCACCCTGGTAAGCCGGTTGAAGTCGAGGTTGAAACCTTTGACGAGCTCAACCAAGCCCTGGAGGCGGGTGCCGATATCATCATGCTTGACAATTTCAGCAATGCGCAAATGGTCGAGGCGGTCAAGCACGTCAATGGTCGCGCCAAACTAGAGGCCTCGGGCAATATTACCAACCACACCCTACGCAGCGTGGCGGAGACGGGTGTCGACTATATTTCTATCGGCGCCTTGACCAAGCACAATACGGCCATCGATTTATCGATGCGTTTTACCGAGCTATAAAAAGCCGAGCTTCGTCAGACAGCAATATCGCCCACCGTTCGCGCAAAAAAAAGGCCGCTATTAAGCGGCCTTTTTTGTCACTACTGATTACAACATCAATCGACGAATATCGCTCATCAATTGATTGAAATACGTCAGGAAGCGACCCGCATCACCACCGTTGATGGCACGGTGATCGTAGGACAGCGCCACAGGCAACATCTTACGGGGCACAAACTCACTGCCATTCCACACCGGCTTCACCGTCATCTTAGACACACCTAAGATACCGACCTCAGGGGTGTTAACAATCGGCGTAAAGCCTGTACCACCAATACCGCCGAGGCTTGATATAGTAAAACAAGCACCCTGCATTTCCGCTGGCTTAAGCTTGCGATCTTTAGCCTTGGTTGCCAGCTCGATCACCTCGTTAGATATTTCGTAGATGCTTTTCTTATCGACATCACGCAAGACGGGAACAACCAAACCAGCAGGCGTATCAACGGCCATACCAATATGGACATACTTCTTATAAATCACCTCTTCCCCGTCGACAGAGATCGAAGAACAGAATTTCGGATTTGCCTTCAGTGCATGAGCCAGAGCCTTGAGCATAAATGGCAGTGGCGTTAATTTAACGCCCTGCTTTTCCGCCTCGGCCTTCATCTCCTTGCGGAAGTCTTCAAGATCAGTAATGTCGACATCGTCAAACTGCGTCACATGCGGCACGTTGAGCCAACTGCGCTGCATATTGGCCGCCGTAATCTTGGCAATCTTCGACAGTTTCTCGGTTTCGATGTCTCCAAACTTGGCGAAATCAACCGCTGGCACCTGTGGAATACCACTGCCTGAGGCCACCGCTGGGGCTGCGACAACCTTGGCCGCGCTCTGTAGCGTAGTCTTTACATAAGCGTGAACATCTTCTTTGACGATTCGCCCCTTTGGACCGGTACTTGGCACCAATGCCAAATCTACGCCGAGTTCCCGTGCCAACATACGCACAGCTGGGCCGGCATACACTTTTGAACTGGCAGCCTGTGTCACCTGCTGAGCAACGGTTGTCGCCACTGGCGCAGCCACTGGTGCCGGCGTAGGCTGACGAGCCTCAGCGGCAGGACTGGTAACAACAGCTGGTGCGGCAACTGCCGGAGCTTGGCTTTCGCCCATGACAACACAGATAGCAGCGCCCTCGCTGACCTTGTCACCCTCATTGACAGCAATGGATAAGACCTTGCCGCCTTGGGTGGCTGGCACTTCCATCGAAGCCTTATCGGTCTCCAATACGATTAGCGAGTCACCCTCGGCAATATCATCGCCGACAGCAATACAAATCTCGATAATTTCCGCTGCATCAGTGCCTAAGTCGGGGACAACCAAGCTGACCTCGCTGCTGATCGCAGCGACCGGTGCAACAGCCACCTCAACAACAGCCTCAACCTTGGCCTCAGCAACCGGGGCAGCGACCGCAGGGGCGGTGGGAGCAACAGTGGTCGCGATCACACAGACATCGGCACCCTCACTAACACTGTCACCCTCTTTTACAGCAAAAGACACCACGGTACCTGCAAAGGGTGCCGGCATTTCCATCGATGCCTTGTCGGACTCCAGCACGATCAGCGAGTCGCCCTCTTCAACAGTGTCACCGACGGCGACACAGAACTCGATCACCTCGGCAGAGTCGGAGCCGATATCCGGCGCCTGTACCAATTGCTCGCTGGCAACGGCTGACACTGGTGCCTCAACGGCTTGCTCAACAACCTGCTCAACAACGGCTTCCGTAACAGCTTCCACAACGGGGGATTCAGCAGCGGCAGGCTCTGCCGCGGTGCCGGCAACCTCAACCTCGACA
It encodes:
- a CDS encoding DUF1631 domain-containing protein; this translates as MNTSEQKIVPLRSAAASDNQRAKSLPTPLLSLQGRAKLKLLELLAGVFNNIDDNLFELASRADNNGDQNLYFESMREVRMQRRGIELNFGKAISHSVAEVVNEAPRVAVEASADSLSLLEHHELEQIVALDGMVAKSLGECNNELMLLTARCDALLTDRQLSFEDNPLSPKVLGKAFVDACDNLDIDIKSKLMLFKLFDKQVFGKLQPFYQQCNAQLEGDGILPNLVLADAYRAINPDAEESLLGADSLTQQPPQDDGVSLDQMDVFGAEQESSPVDLPEQDVFRSVQQLMTQLQRFSATDTQAKLAPRTRAVSRDQVVSALSEIQAKSAQLPVDDLGYVAVAPSHNDLKMASEQLVKQLTEASGGQSRRIGQLDEDAINLVEMLFGYILDDKNLSTAMKALIARLQIPLIKVAMLDKELFNSSQHPARLLLNELAANALGWNRAKGAQRDKLYSKIEQIVDQITTEFDDDISLFQQLLVDLIAFNESEDRRARLVEQRTLTAEQGRAKSENARRQVERQLVERIQRAESGGHELPVVVTRFLGQAWSDVLFLICLREGVEGEQWRRAMKLVDNLLWSVSPLKTSEQRQRLLKVMPTLLRSLRSGLQQIGHSEFDTTELFEQLEALHMANVRGELHAVANEYKQQAEQQSVAPTSLDEALAGGADAGASEGEDFCADEDILEMVDSMVAGSWVEVSDNDEQQLRARLAAIIKSTERYIFVNRAGVKVADWLRGELAAEVEKGHVKLLESGLLFDRALESVINNLREMKDQRRR
- the aceF gene encoding dihydrolipoyllysine-residue acetyltransferase, which produces MSIKSVVVPEGAGEAEVIEICVAVGDTVALEDSLVVLESDKASMEVPSDCAGTITAIKVAEGDTLNEGDIVVEVEVAGTAAEPAAAESPVVEAVTEAVVEQVVEQAVEAPVSAVASEQLVQAPDIGSDSAEVIEFCVAVGDTVEEGDSLIVLESDKASMEMPAPFAGTVVSFAVKEGDSVSEGADVCVIATTVAPTAPAVAAPVAEAKVEAVVEVAVAPVAAISSEVSLVVPDLGTDAAEIIEICIAVGDDIAEGDSLIVLETDKASMEVPATQGGKVLSIAVNEGDKVSEGAAICVVMGESQAPAVAAPAVVTSPAAEARQPTPAPVAAPVATTVAQQVTQAASSKVYAGPAVRMLARELGVDLALVPSTGPKGRIVKEDVHAYVKTTLQSAAKVVAAPAVASGSGIPQVPAVDFAKFGDIETEKLSKIAKITAANMQRSWLNVPHVTQFDDVDITDLEDFRKEMKAEAEKQGVKLTPLPFMLKALAHALKANPKFCSSISVDGEEVIYKKYVHIGMAVDTPAGLVVPVLRDVDKKSIYEISNEVIELATKAKDRKLKPAEMQGACFTISSLGGIGGTGFTPIVNTPEVGILGVSKMTVKPVWNGSEFVPRKMLPVALSYDHRAINGGDAGRFLTYFNQLMSDIRRLML
- the nadC gene encoding carboxylating nicotinate-nucleotide diphosphorylase → MTVPAAFAKDIEATVRQSLLEDVGSGDITAELIPENKQAIARIITREDCIISGSAWVDEVFKQVDSDVTVNWQCQDGDSVKADATLFTLEGSARSLLTGERAALNFLQLLSGTATTAKFYADLVAGTKVKILDTRKTIPGLRTAQKYAITCGGCHNHRIGLFDAFLIKENHIAGCGGIHQAIATAKSNHPGKPVEVEVETFDELNQALEAGADIIMLDNFSNAQMVEAVKHVNGRAKLEASGNITNHTLRSVAETGVDYISIGALTKHNTAIDLSMRFTEL
- a CDS encoding retropepsin-like aspartic protease family protein translates to MSTNSSRSMGTAMLIVAWVILLGLLGWAFSSILDHQENPNQQPTSHSSNNTTTLTLQSNRQHHYVTRGVINNQSVKLLLDTGATDVVVPLKLAKVLALSKGRAGTARTANGNITVYQTIIPKLTIDGLVFRNLRASLNPAMTEDDAILLGMSALKQVDIAISQNTLTLKQRHRQ